One window from the genome of Dermacentor silvarum isolate Dsil-2018 chromosome 5, BIME_Dsil_1.4, whole genome shotgun sequence encodes:
- the LOC119453463 gene encoding LOW QUALITY PROTEIN: dermonecrotic toxin SPH-like (The sequence of the model RefSeq protein was modified relative to this genomic sequence to represent the inferred CDS: deleted 1 base in 1 codon) gives MDFTQMKTATCGAVLVVLTIAFQNAAAIDRRPVYNIAHMVNSIAKLDEAMEDGANSVEADVSFADNGTATRLFHGVPCDCFRACDMEEEVPRFLQYVRKTTTGRGAKYSDRLALLFLDLKVGNVEEKEKYRAGVDIGRKLLRDLWYKVPTWQAVNVLLSVPSVSDKEVLRGAIHTVSRFAPIMLDKIGFDISNNDKLDTIRSLYTDLGIQGHRWQGDGISNCLSYLRPTARIQDVIDNRDSEEVGRYVEKAYQWTVDLPKQIRRSLRRGVDGIITNRPQRLARIMQEGEFNTTLRPANVADSPWTRFGGLSPFPRLPSTDMDYLGDDDFPRFR, from the exons ATGGACTTCACTCAGATGAAGACCGCAACGTGCGGAGCAGTTCTCGTTGTGCTCACGATTGCCTTCCAAAAT GCAGCAGCCATTGACCGGAGGCCCGTGTACAACATCGCCCACATGGTGAACTCCATCGCCAAGCTGGACGAAGCCATGGAGGACGGCGCGAACTCGGTCGAAGCGGACGTCAGCTTTGCGGACAACGGCACAGCGACCAGGCTCTTCCATGGCGTGCCGTGCGACTGCTTCAGGGCGTGCGACATGGAAGAGGAGGTGCCTCGTTTCCTGCAGTACGTCCGCAAAACTACCACTGGCC GTGGAGCAAAGTACAGCGATCGACTAGCCCTGCTCTTCTTGGATCTAAAGGTAGGCAAcgtcgaagaaaaagaaaaataccggGCAGGCGTTGACATCGGGCGAAAGCTTCTTCGTGACCTCTGGTACAAAG TTCCTACGTGGCAAGCGGTGAACGTCCTGCTCTCCGTTCCCAGCGTCTCCGACAAAGAAGTATTGCGAGGGGCAATCCACACCGTTTCACGTTTCGCTCCGATCATGCTGGACAAGATAG GGTTCGATATCAGTAACAACGACAAGCTGGACACCATCCGGAGT CTGTACACAGACCTGGGTATACAAGGCCACCGCTGGCAAGGCGACGGCATCTCAAACTGCCTGTCTTACCTGCGACCAACCGCGAGGATTCAGGACGTCATCGATAACCGCGATTCTGAGGAAGTTGGCCGCTACGTTGAGAAGGCCTACCAGTGGACGGTCGACCTGCCGAAGCAGATTCGTCGCTCACTCAG GAGGGGCGTGGATGGCATAATCACGAATAGGCCTCAGCGCTTAGCGAGGATCATGCAGGAAGGCGAATTCAACACCACCCTGCGACCTGCCAATGTCGCTGACAGTCCCTGGACTCGCTTCGGTGGTCTGTCCCCGTTTCCAAGGCTGCCGTCGACTGATATGGACTATCTAGGGGATGACGACTTCCCCCGGTTTCGGTGA